CCTGCGGTGAAATCAAATTCAGGTTCTGCAACAGGCATTCCACCCAGTACATTTCCGATTACCTCTGTTAGGAAGTTGACATGTGCTAACTCATGGTCACGGATTTTTGTGAAAATATTCAGGTCTGCACCGTCAATCACTCCTGACTCTACTCCCATCTGGTAATACCTGTATTCTAAATGTTCCAGCGTCAAGGCATAATTCAAAACACCTATCAAGCTTTCTGTATCTGCTTTAGCCACTTTTGGCAAAGCTGTTAAAACTCCCAGTGGAACTGCAGCCATAGCTACCTTCTTACTGAGATCTCCAAACTGGCGGAAGGCCTCTCTTCTGGAGAAAAACATATCTTTTTCTTCCGAACTATTCGTGTCCGGGCACATCGTATCAAGCAATTTTAATAAGTTCATTTCTTCTTGTGGTTAAGGTGAATATTAGCTAGTAGGTAATTGACTGAAATCAATCGGCGTGGTCACATAAGTGGACGCTGCCGTCAATACTTCAGTAAAATTCAAAGTCCGTTCTAGACCATTTGAGTCTATCAAATCATCTCCTGCAAAATCATCCGAACCTGGGTTGATCAAATCTCGAATCGCTGCAGCATGTCTTGCCTCTACAGAGACGATTTTCCCCGCAATCAATAAGTAATCAACATTCTCAATAAACTGTCCGGCACCATTATAAGCTGCAACTCCTAAATCTTCAAAAGTCTTAGCTGCTCCTAATACAGATGCCCTGTCATTAAAATCAATAGAGCTAAAGTCCACTTCTAAATCAGCTATTGCTGCTTCTCCTAACGCTGCTTTGAAAAATTCTCTATGAGCTCTTTCATGCTTTTCTAAATCGCCCATGATTGTTTTTTCTTCAGCACTCGCGTTGGCAAAATAGCCCCCTGTCATCACTGTCGCGTAAAAAGCCGCTTCCAGCTGCTCTAAAGCATAGGCATAATTCAATATACCAATGTCTCCAGAACCCAATTTAACCCCCTCATTCATGGTTGGAGGCATCATATCTTCATCGTCATTACAGCCCATCAAAAGCAATCCCGCTCCTGCTACAGACATTGTCCCAAATTTCAGGAAGTTTCTCCTGTTTGTATTTGTCACCAGTCCTTTAGGCTTGATCAATTCATTCTTCATTTTAGATTGTGTTTAGGTTAATAATCCGGTTTTGTTTTCCATGGAAAAAATGAAACCATATGACCAAAACAGTTTCGGTCGGATGATTTAGAAGGAACTACGAAGTCTATTGGCCAACTGGATTGAGAAGAATTAAAAAATGATCTTCTTAGTGAAAGAAAAAAAATATTAGTCTCAATAAAATACTATTATTACTGTCTAAAAATCCAATTTTTTAACTATATTAAGAGCATAAACGATTGACTTACAATCATTTTTGCTTCAGGAACCCGCTAAGGGTAATTAAATTTTTATTTACACACATTTTTCAAACAAAAATCCAAAATCATGAAAAATTATTTTCAAAGTTCGCTTTGTGGGCTGGCAATGGTGCTCACATTGACAGTTCTTGTATCAAGTTGTATTTCTGATGAAAGTAGTATGGATCAACCATTAGATCCAACCACGAATGTTGAAAAAACGGAGGTCTACCCGGAAGTTTTTTCATTAGAAAACCTCAGAATGGATCCCGAAACGCTTAAAATGCTGGCAAACCTACGAGCTGCTACTGCAAAATACCACGACATAGAAGTGGCTATGGAGGATGGGTACGCTCAAGGGTCAGAATGTGTCTCTTCTCCTGCTGGAGGTATGGGGTATCATTACGTTAATTTTGCCGCCATGGATGGGGAATATGATCCCACCATGCCAGAAGCATTGCTTTATGAAATGTCTAAAAATGGACAAATGAAGTTGGTGGGAGTGGAATTTGTTATTGTTAAGGAAGCATGGGATGCAGGAAATGAAATGGTCCCATACTTTGGAATGCAGGAATTTGACACAGCATTTGACCCTGAACCACTTCCTTTTGATAACTATCAGCTACATATTTGGATCTGGAAAAATAATCCAAGCGGTATTTTCACCATGTTTAATCCAAATGTTTCTTGTGAATAGAACATTCAAATGAGCATATTAATTAAAGGGTGGAGAAGTCAATCTTCACCCTTTGACTCAAAAAATAAAATAAGGTATTTGAAAATCATTTTTCATTATTGAACTTTCAACTTTATATTTTTTAATTCATCCCAAGTGAATTATCTTACCGTCTTATTAGCTATATAGTTTTAGAAGTCACCCAATGTTCCATCTTATTTTAACTATTTCCTTAATCTGGGCCATCCCCCATTTTGAACAGGAAAGTTCTGATAAAATTGAACCAGAGGTACTTTTGGATTCACTGATAAGTAAAAGTGAAAAATACCTCTACTCCGAATGGGATAGTGCCTATTCCTATTTGAGCAAAGCCGATTCTCTTTCCCGACTTTTAGAAGAAGAAAATAAAACAGGCCAAATAGCCAATTTGTTTGGAACCCTATATTATGTCGAAGGCGACTATGTGGAGTCTATCAGATATTATTCTATTGCAAACGAAATTTTCACGAAAACCCAGGACGAAGCTGGTTTAAGTTATGCCCTAAATGGACGGGGGTTAATTTACCTGAGTCAAAATGAGTTAGAAAAAGCAATTGAAATTTTCAATAGATGCATTGAGATCAACAAAAAATTAGGTGACACATATGGTGTCGGAAGAAATTATTTCAACAGAAGTATTGGAGAATCTGACTTAGGGCAATTTGAGAATGCTCACCGCTCTATTGATTTAGCATTGGAATACCTCTCCGAACATCAAGACAGGGTAATCTTTACGATGACTTTAAATAGAGCTGGTAAGATTT
Above is a window of Algoriphagus machipongonensis DNA encoding:
- a CDS encoding ferritin-like domain-containing protein, with translation MKNELIKPKGLVTNTNRRNFLKFGTMSVAGAGLLLMGCNDDEDMMPPTMNEGVKLGSGDIGILNYAYALEQLEAAFYATVMTGGYFANASAEEKTIMGDLEKHERAHREFFKAALGEAAIADLEVDFSSIDFNDRASVLGAAKTFEDLGVAAYNGAGQFIENVDYLLIAGKIVSVEARHAAAIRDLINPGSDDFAGDDLIDSNGLERTLNFTEVLTAASTYVTTPIDFSQLPTS